The following coding sequences are from one Panicum hallii strain FIL2 chromosome 5, PHallii_v3.1, whole genome shotgun sequence window:
- the LOC112894435 gene encoding cinnamoyl-CoA reductase-like SNL6 translates to MGVLRSTQGLQAEVDALRAALLAGGGHGAAAGWRRSAGAKRAPGAAGGAEARAVCVTGGISFVGFAVVDRLLRHGYTVRLALETQEDMDKLREMEMFGEDGRDGVWTVMANVMDPESLRCAFDGCAGVFHTSAFVDPGGISGYTKHMARLEAQAAERVIEACVRTESVRKCVFTSSLLACVWRQNYPHDRRFPTIIDENCWSDESFCRDNKLWFALGKTAAEKAAWRAARGRDLKLVTICPGLVTGPGFRRRNSTASIAYLKGARAMLSDGLLATANVETVAEAHVRAYEAMGDNTAGGRYICYDHVVQRPEEFDELERQLGLPGGAAAAAARGAGDDRPARFELCKRKLARLMSSRRRCTYDTYYSVAFD, encoded by the exons ATGGGCGTCCTGCGGAGCACGCAGGGCCTGCAGGCGGAGGTGGACGCGCTGCGCGCCGCGCTCCTGGCCGGCGGCGGGCACGGCGCCGCGGCCGGGTGGCGCCGCTCGGCGGGCGCCAAGCGCGCCCCGGGCGCCGCCGGCGGGGCGGAGGCGCGCGCCGTGTGCGTCACGGGCGGCATCTCCTTCGTCGGCTTCGCCGTGgtcgaccgcctcctccgccacggcTACACCGTCCGCCTCGCGCTCGAGACGCAAG AGGACATGGACAAGCTGCGGGAGATGGAGATGTTCGGCGAGGACGGCAGGGACGGGGTGTGGACGGTGATGGCCAACGTCATGGACCCGGAGAGCCTCCGCTGCGCCTTCGACGGGTGCGCCGGCGTGTTCCACACCTCCGCCTTCGTGGACCCAGGGGGCATCTCCGGCTACACG AAACACATGGCAAGGTTAGAGGCCCAAGCAGCGGAGCGGGTGATCGAAGCGTGCGTGAGGACAGAGTCCGTCAGGAAATGCGTCTTCACCTCTTCACTGCTGGCATGCGTGTGGAGGCAGAACTACCCCCATGACCGGCGGTTCCCCACCATCATCGATGAGAACTGCTGGAGCGACGAGAGCTTCTGCCGCGACAACAAG CTGTGGTTCGCACTTGGCAAGACGGCAGCGGAGAAGGCGGCGTGGAGGGCAGCCCGGGGGCGAGACCTGAAGCTGGTCACCATCTGCCCCGGGCTCGTCACCGGCCCGGGGTTCCGCCGCCGCAACTCCACTGCGTCCATCGCCTACCTCAAAG GCGCTCGTGCCATGCTCTCCGACGGCCTGCTCGCCACGGCGAACGTGGAGACGGTGGCGGAGGCGCACGTCCGCGCGTACGAGGCGATGGGCGACAACACCGCGGGCGGGCGGTACATCTGCTACGACCACGTGGTCCAGCGGCCCGAGGAGTTCGACGAGCTGGAGCGCCAGCTGGGGCTgccgggcggcgccgcggccgcggccgcgcggggcgcCGGCGACGACCGGCCGGCCAGGTTCGAGCTCTGCAAGCGGAAGCTGGCCAGGCTCATGTCCTCCAGGAGGAGGTGCACGTACGACACCTACTACTCCGTCGCGTTTGATTAG
- the LOC112894436 gene encoding uncharacterized protein LOC112894436 has product MATPPRPYRFPALPEAAEQEEDDRVATRCSRQSCGTCSASAVASCVALCLCPCAVLSCLTLALVRAPYAAGRRCAARLARRRLRKARAWRVRDLGDDEQQKQQQGPRRSKEWGELARADAVGGAEARAKVSSRMDASDEVWADMYQVGLWGFGRLSFSAPVVGGGGGDPEKDGDAAPE; this is encoded by the coding sequence ATGgcgacgccgccgcgcccgtACCGCTTCCCCGCGCTGCCGGAGGCGGccgagcaggaggaggacgaccgGGTGGCGACGCGGTGCAGCAGGCAGTCGTGCGGGACGTGCAGCGCGTCGGCGGTGGCGAGCTGCGTGGCGCTGTGCCTCTGCCCGTGCGCCGTGCTCAGCTGCCTCACGCTGGCGCTCGTCAGGGCGCCCTACGCGGCGGGCCGGCGGTGCGCGGCCAGGCTCGCCCGCAGGCGCCTGCGgaaggcgagggcgtggcgcGTCCGTGACCTGGGCGACGACGAgcagcagaagcagcagcagggCCCGCGGCGGAGCAAGGAGTGGGGCGAGCTGGCCCGCGCGGACGCGGTTGGCGGCGCCGAGGCCAGGGCGAAGGTGAGCTCCAGGATGGACGCGTCGGACGAGGTGTGGGCGGACATGTACCAGGTCGGGCTCTGGGGGTTCGGCCGGCTGTCCTTCTCGGCGCCGGTGGTGGGCGGGGGAGGAGGCGATCCCGAGAAGGACGGCGATGCTGCTCCTGAGTGA